The Podospora pseudopauciseta strain CBS 411.78 chromosome 2 map unlocalized CBS411.78m_2, whole genome shotgun sequence genome has a window encoding:
- a CDS encoding uncharacterized protein (SMCOG1034:cytochrome P450; EggNog:ENOG503NXFT; COG:Q; antiSMASH:Cluster_4) — MTIYQSILDATTGAPLPFVGILLVLAFVTVQAITIIRTAFLSPLGKIPGPFHARFTSLRLTYSVFSNNRIHYVHSLHRRYGPIVRISPREIDIAEPTTAREIHKMGSGFTKAPFYALLSPGPVDNIFNFRDPKLHSARRRLYAKGFTLSSLRKEWEPTIRETVALAVAKIKADAMRGEKGAEVMGWFTLMANEIVCRLTFGGGEDTVKNGVKDPFVVMLERRMGDLAHLLKYFVPPVYYLGRMLALVVRPLRDVFYSQERMFAAGDRVVAQARREEKVVDGGGRRNLFANALAEEEQGGPPGLSDTDIVTDAGALLLAGSDPTAISLTFLLWCVLSRPEVQREVEAEVAGMGSGEITDEVCEGLPVLNAVIDESLRLYGAAPGSMPRSVPKGGATLGGYYVPDDTVVVTQNWSLHRDPVAWENPDVFDHTRWLPGKQLSERAKMSFNPFGYGARQCLGVHLGRIEMRLAAAMFFRECAGAKLAASVTPESMVVVDSFIAGVPKSRRLEITMKG; from the exons GTACTAGCCTTTGTCACTGTCCAAGCCATCACC ATAATCCGCACagccttcctctcccccctcggcAAAATCCCCGGCCCCTTCCACGCCCgcttcacctccctccgcctGACCTACTccgtcttctccaacaaccgAATCCACTACGTCCActccctccaccgccgctACGGCCCCATCGTCCGCATCAGCCCCCGCGAAATCGACATCGCCgagcccaccaccgcccgcgAAATCCACAAGATGGGCTCCGGTTTCACAAAAGCCCCCTTTtacgccctcctctcccccggGCCCGTGGATAACATTTTCAATTTTCGGGACCCCAAGCTACACTCTGCCCGGCGTCGGCTCTACGCAAAGGGTTTCACCCTTTCCAGCCTCCGCAAAGAATGGGAGCCCACCATCCGCGAGACTGTTGCCCTCGCGGTGGCGAAAATCAAGGCTGATGCAATgagaggagaaaagggggcggaggtgatggggtggttCACCCTCATGGCCAACGAGATCGTCTGTCGGCTCacgtttggtggtggggaggacaCGGTGAAAAATGGGGTGAAGGACCCGTTTGTGGTTATGCTGgaaaggaggatgggggatTTGGCGCATTTGCTCAAGTATTTTGTTCCGCCGGTGTATTACCTCGGGAGGATGCTTGCTTTGGTGGTGCGGCCGCTAAGGGATGTGTTTTACTCGCAGGAGAGGAtgtttgctgctggggatAGGGTTGTGGCGCAGgcaaggagggaggagaaggttgtggatggtggggggaggaggaatcTGTTTGCCAATGCGCTGGCGGAGGAAGAGCAAGGGGGGCCGCCTGGGCTGAGTGATACGGATATTGTCACTGATGCTGGTGCTTTGTTGCTTGCTGGGTCGGATCCGACGGCTATTTCGTTGACGTTTTTGCTTTGGTGCGTGCTCAGCCGGCCGGAGGTGCagagggaggttgaggcggaggtggcggggatggggagtgggGAGATTACTGATGAGGTGTGCGAAGGGTTGCCGGTTTTGAACGCGGTTATTGACGAGAGCCTGCGGCTGTATGGCGCAGCGCCGGGGTCAATGCCGAGGAGTGTGCCGAAGGGGGGAGCCACGCTTGGTGGGTACTATGTCCCGGATGATACGGTGGTGGTTACGCAGAACTGGAGCCTGCACCGCGATCCGGTCGCGTGGGAGAATCCGGATGTGTTTGACCATACCCGCTGGCTGCCGGGTAAGCAGCTGTCGGAGCGGGCCAAGATGTCGTTCAACCCGTTCGGGTACGGTGCCCGGCAGTGCTTGGGGGTGCATCTCGGCCGAATCGAAATGCGGCTGGCTGCGGCCATGTTTTTCCGGGAATGTGCGGGAGCCAAGCTTGCCGCTTCTGTTACGCCGGAgagcatggtggtggtggatagtTTTATTGCTGGTGTTCCGAAGTCTCGGAGGCTAGAAATCACAATGAAGGGGTAA